The Shewanella japonica genome has a window encoding:
- a CDS encoding LacI family DNA-binding transcriptional regulator, with product MKVTINDVAKHAGVSIKTVSRVTNKESSVRQATIDKVNAAINELNYQPNLAARNLASTKSYVIGFIYDNPNAYYIIDMQNGILSACQDKGYELLIHPCDAKSADICDELTKMVKHSRLSGLVLTPPMSEDPTILAALDEIDANYVRIIAGEKACADNGLAVLVNDKHGALEITQHLIDIGHTEIGFLSGDQHHESTKERLSGFKSALKQNQLSVNTDWVLDGQYSFESGVENANKLINLSQRPTAIVACNDEIAAGALFAARLAGLDIPKDLSIVGFEDSPFSRQTWPKLTTVHQPNVKIAKVATELLIANSKETVEKRSMIFTPEPVIRDSSSTR from the coding sequence ATGAAAGTAACCATCAATGATGTTGCCAAACATGCTGGCGTATCAATCAAAACAGTATCAAGAGTCACGAATAAAGAAAGCTCTGTAAGACAAGCCACCATTGATAAAGTCAATGCCGCGATCAATGAGTTAAATTACCAACCCAATTTAGCTGCCCGTAATCTTGCCAGTACTAAATCTTACGTCATCGGCTTTATCTACGATAATCCCAACGCTTATTACATTATTGATATGCAAAATGGTATTTTGTCTGCTTGCCAAGACAAAGGTTACGAATTACTTATTCACCCGTGTGATGCAAAATCAGCGGATATTTGTGATGAATTAACTAAGATGGTTAAGCATTCACGTTTATCTGGTCTAGTATTAACGCCTCCGATGTCTGAGGACCCTACTATTTTAGCAGCCCTTGATGAAATAGATGCCAACTACGTCCGCATTATTGCAGGAGAAAAAGCCTGTGCAGACAATGGATTAGCTGTTCTAGTAAACGATAAGCACGGCGCTTTAGAAATAACACAGCACCTTATTGATATCGGTCATACAGAGATTGGATTTTTAAGTGGTGATCAGCACCATGAATCAACCAAAGAACGATTAAGTGGTTTTAAAAGCGCATTAAAACAAAACCAACTGAGCGTAAACACTGACTGGGTACTAGATGGTCAGTACTCTTTTGAATCTGGTGTTGAAAATGCCAATAAGTTAATAAATTTATCTCAGCGTCCTACTGCAATTGTCGCATGTAACGATGAAATAGCCGCAGGTGCTTTATTTGCCGCAAGATTAGCTGGATTAGATATCCCAAAAGATCTTTCCATCGTAGGCTTTGAGGATAGTCCATTCTCACGCCAAACTTGGCCTAAACTGACGACGGTGCATCAACCTAACGTCAAAATTGCAAAAGTCGCAACTGAATTACTAATTGCTAACAGTAAAGAGACCGTAGAAAAACGCTCAATGATATTTACTCCAGAGCCCGTCATTAGAGACTCTTCATCGACTCGCTAA
- a CDS encoding TonB-dependent receptor: protein MRPINFKKNVLATNIAILLGSMVSVGAVAADAETAEENIEKIEVKGMRASMKASVNEKRFSNSVVDAVTAEDIGKFPDGDVGESLGRIPGVAVNRQFGQGQQVSIRGASSSLTRTLLNGHSVASTGWYDQQSIDRSFNYSLLPPEMVGGIEVYKSSQADLPEGGVGGTVIVKTRKPLDLDANTVFLSAKGDYGTISEETDPELSGLYSWKNENENFGFLISAAGSETTYQRNGIESLLGWGDIVPTTFQQDRERTAINGVFQYNPTDNLEFGLNLMSLDMKANNANTSLFVMFPDDKDAACEQKNSNGTCTFYRRGADDANPGWAQTWARQASMDSNTVDFDFKYEADSFTMEGRVGNTKSEGGTDLTANYGFWLGTPADYAGTYDATGEVIKIDVANKSFGAEDFGGQLAPAGWSLKKQPNSDEETYAQFDFTIPVDLGAITSFKTGVRWADHDVKQETYPAIVNADVTSKDATAYYGGSMSSGAGYTLPEPNLDAMLKDAKAAISGFSKDGTVYKSGYGTINEENLALYLMADFEADGIRGNFGLRYISTDASSDYYALQADGSYADNLSTLDASYSDVLPSMNIAFDVASDVIIRASAGQVISRPNYGDMFASSALAGYADGTAGNEVVNTGNIALEPFKATQADLGVEWYFSPDGLMSAAYFIKDISSFVTSDQILDQSIGIIDPDSGEDNWTKSTKKNGTGGQIQGVELQIQDGFDNGFGYSANYTFADSDASPENYPDEVSVFSDSSKHTVNLVGYYEMEDFSARVAYNWRSEYMIRELPGFYGNREHQDYGTLDLSANYNITEYLGVSFEVVNLLEEDSVQLGVAPDGADVKPELKGGYPAWSFEGEARYKVGLNLRF, encoded by the coding sequence ATGCGACCTATTAATTTTAAGAAAAATGTTTTAGCAACTAACATTGCTATTTTGCTTGGCAGTATGGTTTCAGTAGGAGCAGTGGCTGCTGATGCTGAGACTGCTGAAGAAAACATTGAAAAAATCGAAGTAAAAGGCATGCGTGCCTCGATGAAGGCTTCGGTTAATGAAAAACGTTTTTCAAACTCAGTTGTTGATGCGGTAACCGCAGAAGATATTGGTAAATTTCCTGATGGTGACGTGGGTGAGTCATTAGGCCGTATACCAGGTGTTGCTGTAAACCGTCAGTTTGGCCAAGGCCAGCAAGTGTCAATTCGTGGTGCTTCAAGCAGCTTAACACGTACACTACTTAACGGACATTCAGTAGCTTCTACTGGTTGGTATGATCAACAGTCTATTGACCGTAGCTTTAACTACAGCTTACTACCGCCTGAAATGGTCGGTGGGATTGAAGTATATAAGTCATCTCAGGCTGATTTACCTGAAGGTGGCGTGGGCGGTACGGTAATTGTTAAAACACGTAAACCATTAGATTTAGATGCCAACACTGTATTCCTTAGCGCTAAAGGTGATTACGGCACAATCTCTGAAGAAACTGATCCTGAATTATCTGGCTTATACAGCTGGAAAAATGAAAACGAAAATTTTGGTTTCTTAATTTCTGCTGCGGGTTCTGAAACAACTTACCAACGTAATGGTATTGAATCATTGCTAGGTTGGGGTGATATCGTCCCTACGACATTCCAACAAGATCGTGAACGTACAGCGATTAATGGTGTATTCCAATATAACCCAACTGATAATTTAGAGTTTGGTTTGAACTTAATGAGCTTAGACATGAAAGCAAACAATGCTAACACGTCTTTATTCGTAATGTTCCCAGATGATAAAGATGCTGCTTGTGAGCAAAAAAATAGCAATGGTACTTGTACCTTCTATCGCCGTGGTGCAGATGATGCAAACCCAGGTTGGGCACAAACTTGGGCTCGCCAAGCAAGCATGGATTCAAATACCGTAGATTTCGATTTCAAATATGAAGCCGATAGTTTCACTATGGAAGGCCGTGTTGGTAATACTAAATCTGAAGGTGGTACCGATTTAACTGCTAACTATGGTTTTTGGTTAGGTACACCAGCTGATTACGCTGGTACTTATGATGCGACTGGTGAAGTCATTAAAATTGATGTAGCAAATAAATCATTTGGTGCAGAAGATTTTGGTGGTCAGTTAGCGCCAGCAGGTTGGTCTTTAAAGAAACAACCTAACTCAGATGAAGAAACTTATGCACAATTTGATTTCACGATTCCTGTTGATTTAGGTGCAATTACCTCATTTAAAACTGGTGTGCGCTGGGCTGATCATGATGTTAAGCAAGAGACTTATCCTGCAATAGTCAATGCTGATGTCACTTCAAAAGATGCAACAGCTTACTATGGCGGCTCAATGTCTTCAGGTGCAGGTTACACGTTACCTGAGCCGAACCTTGATGCAATGCTAAAAGATGCAAAAGCAGCAATCAGTGGTTTCAGTAAAGACGGAACCGTTTATAAGTCAGGTTACGGTACAATAAACGAAGAAAACTTAGCATTATACTTAATGGCTGATTTTGAAGCCGACGGTATCCGCGGTAACTTTGGCCTACGTTATATTTCTACCGATGCGTCATCAGATTATTATGCACTTCAAGCTGACGGTTCTTATGCTGATAACTTAAGCACACTTGATGCAAGTTACAGTGATGTTTTACCTAGCATGAACATTGCTTTTGATGTTGCTAGTGATGTGATAATTCGTGCCTCTGCAGGACAAGTTATCTCACGTCCTAATTACGGTGACATGTTTGCATCTTCTGCGTTAGCAGGCTATGCAGACGGAACAGCGGGTAATGAAGTCGTCAACACAGGTAACATTGCCCTTGAGCCATTTAAAGCGACTCAAGCTGACTTAGGTGTTGAATGGTACTTCAGCCCTGATGGATTAATGAGTGCGGCATACTTTATTAAGGATATCAGTTCGTTTGTTACTTCTGATCAAATTCTTGACCAAAGTATCGGTATTATTGACCCTGATTCAGGTGAAGATAATTGGACTAAGTCAACTAAGAAAAACGGTACAGGCGGTCAAATTCAAGGTGTCGAACTACAAATCCAAGATGGTTTCGATAACGGATTTGGTTACTCTGCAAACTATACTTTTGCTGATTCAGACGCATCACCTGAAAATTACCCAGACGAAGTTAGCGTGTTCTCTGATTCTTCTAAACACACAGTTAACTTAGTGGGTTATTACGAGATGGAAGACTTCTCGGCTCGTGTTGCTTATAACTGGCGTAGTGAATACATGATCCGCGAATTACCAGGTTTCTATGGTAACCGTGAGCACCAAGACTATGGCACATTGGATTTAAGTGCTAACTACAACATTACTGAATATTTAGGTGTTTCATTTGAAGTAGTTAACTTACTTGAAGAGGACAGTGTTCAGTTAGGTGTTGCACCAGATGGTGCGGATGTGAAACCAGAGCTAAAAGGTGGTTACCCAGCTTGGAGCTTTGAAGGTGAAGCTCGTTATAAGGTGGGCTTAAACCTACGCTTCTAA
- a CDS encoding pilus assembly protein, producing MFKKISTFTLSFMTIALAATSIADDTELYVAESSARSNDNPQVLLILDTSGSMGDNSFTAPRFHDQGSIGGSTKLYFSNDGAVVPELSSNQYILNSINGCASSKTFLEEYGIYTGYFRQYEGNVWSKFPLTDGSAVSTVDCYEDIYEQNTTNASGVSAGYPVDALASPYDSDIEKAKLTDFGLGDPIHFYTQEYVTWYHNDSKPNGKANGSSYTRMDVAKRILEELIVSTPGIDFGLLIFNKNDSTSKDGGRIISGIKEASVANKNSVITSIQDSDSIHGNYTPLCETLFEAYSYLYGKPVKFGHKTSGSTSNPSYDTAIESNGNYISPFVNKDCQSNASIIYVTDGIPNLDVSADSAIALLPGVDLTLGEDINEWGTMKTNYLASLSNWMYNNDVNPNAPSDQVVSTYTIGFSSGADAAEALLEKTAEKAGGEYYKANSAEALKASLLQAVTAIQGTDSSFTSPSVVLDKTQTGDDAYFAMFLPDKGPRWSGNLKKFKVTADGTVVDKNGNDAFDSSGTIAAEACPYWTTDCTGDSYRGYHVSDGGVAGVMKSTYSSSVSSRKVLINAGSSGDLVAFTPANAKLNSYLSTDADLADYMGVDISGIDDNFDWAKGVNVDDEDHDDKADTAPLYLRQDIIGDPLHSRPLVINYGNSSEPDNRILMGTNHGFLHMFKDDETADVPVSESWAFMPAELLKNIKGLRDNPQTGVHSIYGMDSSPVAYIERDSSDKVSKAWLFIGMRRGGTSYYALDITNPDSPSLKWISQVSDFTLQGESWSEPVITKVPGWPSGATTAADADPVLIIGAGYNPTTKDGSNVGSSDSIGTGVYIIDADNGTKVYTFGLTGSDTVMPGLSDSIPNKVAILDSNNDQLTDRVYATDTGANVWRLDMPGLPNDTSNPWSAFKFATLGGGTTTTDIRFYSEPVVAQTTFSNIAEHTHTDGSGTSTTTMTYQSIPYDAVVIGSGHRPHPLDKARADKFFTLQDRNIVTKSYSSAASNTAPDLLELTDLYNVTTESPSSDSELVTFGAKRGWYYNFSDAGEKSLSAATIVSGRVFFTSYVPETGASETACLVPGQGRLYGFDLHKGARTYSHSEDYFVMGEQVPDTPTLVVPKNGDSDSYMYLIGIGDAANDMIKNDVLGDDGCPEGDDKCIGGGLGVNRIYYHQNEN from the coding sequence ATGTTTAAGAAGATATCCACTTTTACTTTAAGTTTTATGACTATTGCTCTAGCTGCGACAAGTATCGCTGATGATACTGAGCTATACGTAGCAGAGTCTTCAGCAAGAAGTAACGATAATCCGCAAGTATTACTTATATTAGATACATCCGGCTCAATGGGTGATAATTCTTTTACTGCTCCTAGATTCCATGATCAAGGGAGTATTGGAGGCAGTACTAAGTTATATTTTTCGAATGATGGTGCCGTTGTTCCAGAACTAAGTAGTAATCAATACATCTTAAACTCAATTAATGGCTGTGCGAGTTCTAAAACGTTCCTTGAAGAATATGGAATATATACGGGTTATTTTCGTCAGTATGAAGGCAATGTTTGGAGTAAATTTCCATTAACAGATGGTAGTGCTGTATCGACAGTAGATTGTTATGAAGATATATATGAGCAAAATACAACCAATGCTAGTGGTGTTTCTGCTGGGTATCCCGTCGACGCGCTTGCCTCTCCTTATGATTCAGATATTGAAAAAGCTAAACTGACTGATTTTGGCTTAGGTGATCCAATACATTTTTATACTCAAGAATACGTAACTTGGTACCATAATGATAGCAAGCCAAATGGCAAGGCAAATGGCAGCTCATATACACGTATGGATGTGGCAAAACGAATCTTAGAAGAGCTTATAGTCAGTACTCCAGGTATAGACTTTGGTTTATTAATATTTAACAAAAACGACAGTACTTCTAAAGATGGCGGTCGTATTATTTCTGGTATTAAAGAGGCATCGGTTGCAAACAAAAATAGCGTAATTACGTCTATTCAAGATTCTGATTCTATTCACGGCAACTATACGCCTTTATGTGAAACCTTATTTGAAGCTTATAGTTACTTATATGGTAAACCAGTCAAATTTGGCCATAAAACATCAGGCTCTACCTCTAATCCTTCCTATGATACAGCTATCGAGTCTAACGGGAATTATATTTCGCCATTTGTGAATAAAGATTGCCAGTCTAATGCATCAATTATTTACGTTACCGACGGAATTCCAAATTTAGATGTTAGTGCCGATTCTGCTATCGCGTTATTACCAGGTGTAGATTTGACATTAGGTGAAGATATTAACGAGTGGGGTACTATGAAAACCAATTATTTAGCTTCACTATCTAATTGGATGTACAACAACGATGTCAACCCAAATGCACCGTCTGATCAAGTTGTATCGACTTATACGATTGGCTTTAGTTCTGGTGCTGATGCCGCTGAAGCTTTATTAGAAAAAACGGCCGAAAAAGCTGGTGGTGAATATTATAAAGCAAACTCTGCTGAAGCATTGAAAGCTTCGCTTTTACAAGCTGTAACAGCAATTCAAGGAACGGATTCTAGTTTTACTTCTCCTTCAGTAGTGCTTGATAAAACCCAAACTGGCGATGACGCATATTTTGCAATGTTTTTGCCTGATAAAGGACCTCGTTGGTCAGGTAATTTAAAGAAGTTTAAAGTGACTGCTGATGGGACGGTAGTTGATAAAAATGGCAATGATGCATTTGATAGTTCAGGTACTATCGCTGCAGAAGCTTGTCCGTATTGGACAACTGATTGTACTGGCGATTCATACCGTGGCTATCATGTTTCTGATGGCGGTGTTGCAGGGGTCATGAAGTCAACTTATAGCTCGTCTGTTAGCTCAAGAAAGGTATTGATTAACGCAGGTAGCAGCGGTGACTTAGTTGCCTTCACGCCGGCAAATGCCAAATTGAATAGCTATTTATCTACAGATGCTGATTTAGCTGATTACATGGGAGTCGACATTAGCGGAATCGATGACAATTTTGATTGGGCGAAAGGCGTCAATGTTGATGATGAAGATCATGATGATAAAGCTGACACAGCACCTCTCTATTTACGTCAAGATATCATCGGCGACCCGCTGCACTCAAGGCCGCTTGTTATTAACTATGGCAACTCTTCAGAGCCGGATAACCGTATTTTAATGGGAACAAACCATGGGTTCCTTCATATGTTCAAGGATGATGAAACTGCTGATGTACCCGTTTCTGAATCTTGGGCATTTATGCCAGCCGAATTGCTTAAAAATATAAAAGGTTTACGTGATAACCCTCAGACAGGTGTTCACTCTATATACGGCATGGATAGTTCGCCAGTTGCTTATATTGAGAGGGATTCAAGTGATAAAGTCTCAAAAGCATGGTTATTTATTGGTATGAGACGAGGTGGAACTTCATATTATGCTTTAGATATTACAAATCCAGATTCACCTTCATTGAAGTGGATTTCTCAAGTTAGCGACTTTACTTTACAAGGTGAATCGTGGTCAGAGCCTGTAATCACTAAGGTTCCTGGTTGGCCTTCTGGCGCAACAACTGCAGCTGATGCTGATCCTGTATTGATTATCGGCGCAGGTTATAACCCTACGACAAAAGATGGCTCAAATGTTGGAAGTTCAGATAGTATTGGCACTGGGGTCTATATTATCGATGCCGATAATGGAACAAAAGTATACACTTTCGGACTAACTGGCAGTGATACGGTAATGCCAGGGCTTTCGGACAGTATTCCAAATAAGGTCGCAATTCTTGATAGTAATAATGATCAGTTAACCGATAGAGTTTATGCGACAGATACTGGTGCCAATGTATGGCGTCTAGATATGCCAGGTTTGCCAAATGATACTTCAAACCCTTGGAGTGCTTTCAAATTTGCAACTCTCGGTGGTGGGACAACAACAACTGATATTCGTTTCTACTCAGAGCCTGTTGTGGCACAAACGACTTTCAGTAACATTGCAGAACATACGCATACGGACGGTAGTGGAACCTCAACAACTACAATGACTTATCAAAGTATTCCTTATGATGCTGTTGTAATAGGAAGCGGACATAGACCCCACCCTCTTGATAAGGCAAGAGCTGATAAGTTCTTTACATTGCAAGATAGAAATATTGTCACTAAATCTTATAGCTCTGCAGCCAGTAATACAGCACCTGACCTTCTTGAACTAACAGATCTCTATAATGTGACAACTGAATCACCTTCTTCAGATTCTGAGCTTGTAACATTTGGTGCCAAGAGAGGCTGGTATTATAACTTTAGTGATGCAGGTGAGAAATCATTATCAGCGGCAACAATTGTATCAGGAAGAGTCTTTTTTACTTCATATGTGCCTGAAACTGGAGCCAGCGAAACCGCATGTTTAGTCCCTGGTCAAGGGCGCTTATATGGGTTCGATTTACATAAAGGTGCGAGGACGTATAGCCATAGTGAAGACTATTTTGTAATGGGTGAACAAGTACCTGATACGCCAACATTAGTAGTACCAAAAAATGGCGATTCAGACAGCTATATGTATTTGATAGGTATTGGTGATGCTGCTAATGATATGATTAAAAACGATGTTTTAGGCGACGATGGTTGTCCTGAAGGCGATGATAAATGTATCGGTGGTGGCTTAGGTGTCAATCGAATTTACTACCATCAGAACGAGAATTAA
- a CDS encoding tryptophan halogenase family protein, which translates to MKVQRIVIVGGGTAGWLAANHIGKAAQHLADVSVTLIESPDIPTIGVGEGTVPAIKQSLQSFGISETEFIRECDVSFKQSIKFCNWLDKDIHGAKNSYHHLFDVPSPLGENLTDYWLQQAKQQATNQQSFSATVSPQHFICDAFKAPKLITTPEYGGKVSYAYHLNAAKFAQLLAKNATTKFNVTHLKANVLDANIDEQGNLACLKTDSLGELAFDFYVDASGFESILLAKKLKVGFIDKSKQLFVNKAIVAQVPTTEEQVIPPYTIATAHQAGWVWDIALPQRRGTGFVYSDNHMTSAQAEETFDRYLGGKLASLSSREIPMKVGYREKFWAKNCVSLGLAQGFLEPIEATSILLTDFAAAYLSKRLPHALSQMPALAERFNHTMGYAWERVVEFAKLHYCISDRQDSDFWRDNRCPDSIPNPLKQKMALWQNFSPLTDDLFSRYEVFNVDNYLYVLYGMKYATQVNQCDKQYLLAAQQQTEQIRRIGQGLAAELPEHRALLNKIKQYGLKTI; encoded by the coding sequence ATGAAAGTACAAAGAATAGTGATTGTAGGTGGTGGTACTGCAGGATGGTTAGCAGCAAACCATATTGGAAAAGCTGCGCAGCATTTAGCTGATGTTTCTGTCACGCTGATTGAATCACCAGATATCCCGACAATTGGTGTGGGTGAAGGAACGGTACCAGCGATTAAACAATCGTTACAAAGCTTCGGTATCAGTGAAACCGAGTTTATTCGTGAATGTGATGTAAGCTTTAAGCAATCAATTAAGTTTTGCAATTGGCTTGATAAAGATATTCATGGTGCCAAAAACAGTTACCATCACTTGTTTGACGTACCAAGCCCGCTAGGGGAGAACCTTACCGATTATTGGTTACAGCAAGCCAAGCAACAGGCAACTAATCAGCAGAGTTTCTCTGCTACCGTTTCTCCTCAGCATTTTATTTGTGATGCCTTCAAAGCTCCCAAACTGATTACAACACCAGAATATGGCGGCAAGGTTAGTTATGCTTACCACTTAAATGCAGCAAAATTTGCACAATTGTTAGCTAAAAATGCGACAACAAAATTTAATGTCACTCACCTAAAAGCCAATGTGCTTGATGCCAATATCGATGAGCAGGGCAATTTAGCTTGTTTGAAAACGGATTCATTAGGCGAGTTAGCTTTTGATTTTTATGTTGATGCAAGTGGCTTTGAGTCGATATTGCTTGCTAAAAAGCTTAAGGTTGGCTTTATTGATAAATCTAAGCAATTGTTTGTGAATAAAGCAATCGTTGCGCAAGTCCCTACCACTGAAGAACAAGTTATCCCGCCCTATACGATTGCTACTGCCCACCAAGCTGGTTGGGTTTGGGATATCGCCCTGCCGCAAAGGCGAGGCACAGGTTTTGTTTACTCAGATAATCATATGACATCTGCACAAGCTGAAGAAACGTTTGATCGATATTTAGGGGGTAAGCTAGCTTCACTTTCTTCAAGAGAAATTCCGATGAAAGTTGGCTATAGAGAAAAGTTCTGGGCTAAAAACTGCGTGTCATTGGGGCTTGCTCAAGGTTTTTTAGAGCCTATTGAGGCTACCTCAATATTGTTAACCGACTTTGCCGCTGCCTATCTATCAAAACGATTACCACATGCATTATCGCAAATGCCTGCACTTGCCGAGCGATTTAACCACACAATGGGCTACGCTTGGGAGCGAGTGGTTGAGTTTGCTAAATTGCATTACTGTATTTCAGACAGACAAGACAGTGACTTCTGGCGAGATAACCGTTGTCCTGATTCAATCCCTAATCCTTTAAAGCAAAAGATGGCGTTATGGCAAAACTTTAGCCCGCTGACTGACGACTTGTTTTCTCGTTATGAAGTGTTCAACGTGGATAACTATTTATATGTGTTATACGGAATGAAATACGCTACACAAGTAAATCAATGTGATAAACAGTATTTGTTAGCAGCGCAGCAGCAAACAGAACAGATCCGACGGATTGGTCAAGGGTTAGCCGCAGAATTACCTGAGCATCGTGCTTTATTAAATAAAATAAAGCAATATGGCTTGAAAACCATCTAA
- a CDS encoding type IV pilin protein, with product MVQYNRKISGFTLIEAMITLVVIGILASIAYPSYTSFAARGARADALSGLMNMANRQEQFYLDHKKFTKNMKQLGMDTDPYIVDNGFYEIDASVGSATKYTLQATAIGTQATRDTDCAVIQITSDGVKTPAECWSN from the coding sequence ATGGTGCAATATAATAGAAAAATCTCAGGTTTTACGTTAATTGAAGCCATGATTACACTTGTGGTGATTGGTATTTTGGCTTCGATTGCCTACCCTAGTTATACTAGCTTCGCTGCTAGAGGGGCCCGTGCAGATGCTCTCTCAGGGCTTATGAATATGGCTAATAGGCAAGAACAGTTTTATTTGGATCATAAGAAATTTACCAAGAATATGAAACAGTTGGGAATGGATACCGATCCTTATATTGTAGATAACGGCTTTTATGAGATAGATGCTTCTGTAGGCTCTGCGACTAAATATACCTTGCAAGCAACAGCGATTGGAACGCAAGCGACTAGAGATACAGATTGTGCAGTCATTCAAATCACTTCTGATGGTGTTAAAACGCCGGCTGAATGTTGGAGTAATTAA
- a CDS encoding GspH/FimT family pseudopilin: MIKIKKGLTNGFTLVELLITLVVAGVLIAVAVPSLTYLYESSRSRAATNSLESALVFARNQAVSFGRRVSVCPGDGSGCTSNWIDGVAIFIDDDQNGIKDNNTDVLRFIDAFNDDDFIKTSSSSLITFNTDGLVSGSTAQTITYCPGSTDSAYSKQVSLSASGRVQVITENVNCT, from the coding sequence ATGATAAAAATAAAGAAAGGATTAACTAACGGTTTTACTCTGGTTGAACTATTGATCACACTTGTAGTTGCAGGAGTTTTAATCGCTGTAGCGGTTCCTTCGTTAACTTACCTATATGAATCTAGTCGAAGTCGGGCTGCTACCAATTCACTTGAGTCAGCATTGGTTTTTGCTCGTAACCAAGCTGTAAGTTTTGGCAGAAGAGTCTCGGTATGCCCTGGTGACGGTTCAGGCTGCACGAGTAATTGGATAGACGGAGTTGCAATTTTTATAGATGATGATCAAAACGGCATAAAGGACAATAATACGGATGTACTTCGTTTTATTGATGCTTTCAATGATGATGATTTTATAAAAACCTCTTCTTCGTCCCTAATCACCTTTAATACAGATGGTCTTGTTAGTGGCTCAACGGCTCAAACTATAACTTACTGCCCAGGTTCCACAGACAGCGCATACTCAAAACAAGTGTCATTAAGTGCATCAGGCAGAGTGCAAGTCATTACAGAAAATGTGAATTGCACATAA
- a CDS encoding P-II family nitrogen regulator — MKKVEAIIKPFKLDDVRESLAEIGITGMTVLEVKGFGRQKGHTELYRGAEYMVDFLPKVKIELVIQDEQLDQAIEVIVDTARTGKIGDGKIFVTDIERVIRIRTGEENEEAV; from the coding sequence ATGAAAAAAGTAGAAGCCATTATTAAACCGTTTAAACTTGATGATGTGCGAGAGTCACTTGCGGAAATAGGTATTACTGGGATGACAGTTCTAGAGGTTAAGGGCTTTGGTCGTCAAAAAGGCCACACTGAGCTTTATCGTGGTGCTGAATACATGGTGGACTTTTTACCTAAAGTTAAAATCGAATTGGTCATCCAAGATGAACAGTTAGATCAAGCAATTGAAGTGATTGTTGATACGGCAAGAACTGGTAAAATTGGTGACGGTAAGATTTTTGTTACTGATATTGAACGTGTTATTCGTATAAGAACGGGCGAAGAAAACGAAGAAGCTGTTTAA
- a CDS encoding GspH/FimT family pseudopilin yields the protein MKHQFMGFSLVELIVTLSISAILTTFSLPYFEVIIEQSRSESSIRSIQQLIQLARNHAITFGTRVTVCPLVNSQCNWDWQSGFSVFTDGGKRNELGSEDELLYVMGPFNSNDIVYYNRNAIRFQPDGLASGTNGTFRYCPNTYNSPYSKAVIINQSGRIRFSRQKNIECQQD from the coding sequence ATGAAACACCAATTCATGGGCTTTAGCCTAGTAGAGCTGATTGTCACGTTATCTATCTCAGCGATCTTAACTACCTTTTCTTTACCCTACTTTGAAGTCATTATTGAACAATCTCGAAGCGAAAGTTCAATTAGATCTATCCAGCAGTTAATCCAACTCGCCAGAAATCATGCTATTACTTTCGGCACAAGAGTCACAGTATGCCCTTTAGTCAATTCCCAATGTAATTGGGATTGGCAAAGCGGCTTTAGCGTTTTTACTGATGGGGGTAAACGCAATGAACTTGGCAGTGAAGATGAGCTTCTGTATGTTATGGGACCATTCAATTCTAATGATATTGTTTATTACAATCGAAACGCTATTAGATTCCAGCCTGATGGTTTAGCATCTGGCACCAATGGGACCTTTAGATACTGCCCTAATACTTATAATAGCCCATATTCAAAAGCGGTCATTATTAATCAGTCTGGCAGAATAAGGTTCTCTCGCCAAAAGAATATTGAATGCCAACAAGACTGA